From Punica granatum isolate Tunisia-2019 chromosome 1, ASM765513v2, whole genome shotgun sequence:
TCTGCAAATtacaaacaaacaaatagcAAGATAAAGCAAAAATCATAGCAAGCAGGCTAGCATTTGAGATGGATTATTACAGCAAATGAAATATTACCCTGCTTGAGTCATCAATTGAAGGATAAGCAGCCCTGTTTTCATACTTATTTCCAAGGAATTCCTTAAAATTGCAGAAGACATGGGTCGGATGCAGAAATGCCCCACCGCAACCATTCACAAGTAGATGCTGGACATAAACCGGTCGATCTGATGGGACATAAGAGTGTCGCATATAATGATGTAAATCCCCAGCTATTCGAAGCTTACACCTTCCTTTAAGATAATCACGAATCAAGTGAGAGACATTTTTTCCAGAAACATTGTTCCAGTACCAATCCAGAAGCCAAGTTGGTTCATGTGTCATGATGATCACAGTATCATCAGACCCCACCTGAATGAGGAATACGATGATAAATACTAAGGAGAAGCATTTTGTGATGATACTTCATAGAAGTCGAAGCTTTATTGTttatgagaaaagaaaattctgaTTTGCACCAGCACATGCAAAAATTGATAATATAAGCAGAGGTACCTTGGTATTCGCTAGCTCCGAAAAGAATTTAAACTGATATACATCAATATCCCCATGGAGAGCTAGATCAAGACCAAAAACCCACCATCCTTTCGGCAGTTGCAAAGCAAAGTAACTCTTCTTCTGAGGCATAAGCCACCCACCTAACCAGCTCTTATGacatatatatctcatgaAGGTATGAAGACCATCAAACCAATCTGTAAcacaaaataaacaaacaaataaacGAAAGGATGTTTTCATCGTATATTGAGATCAAAAGACACTCAATGAGCAGAAACAGGGGAAAAAGGTGGGAATGGCACTGTTTCATTAGAATAAAATGGCTTAAACACGATGTAACTACAATGAGATTATGCATGAGACGAATTATATTTACCCAGACAGAAGTATGGATTGAATGAACTAACCATGGTTTCCAGGAATAATAAAAGTCTGAGGTCCATCATACTGCTTTAAACTGGATCCAAATGGCACTTCAGGCTTGTTTACAGCTATCTGCTCAGGCTTGTACCATGGTGGAGGCTGCAGAGCATATTCAAAAGGACAAAATAGCCGCCTTTCATAAGTGAATGCTGACGGATTTGGGTACCTGTAATGAATGGACAACAGTCCAATCAGAAgataaaactaaataaaggtgTTTGTACATGTTATATCCAAGTCATCGTGCCTATCAGAAGGGTTACGCGTCCAAACCAGACAGTCAACTACAACTTAACGAAATTAGCTGGATGAACGACAAATTTGAAAGTGCCAGAACATCTATTTGATCTCAATTTTAGCTGCTAAATGACACAAataaaatacacatttcctaTTTAGGAGGAAAGCACCACTCATTGTTGTTAGCTAGTTGAGGCACATGATTGACATTCAACATTCCCCAAATATCTGAATAAATGACTCAAACCATGACCTAGAGAAAATTAATGTTGAGCAAGGCTGCAACAGTGGGGCAGTGTTTATCGTTACTAGTAGATTATGTTGAACAATAGACTAGACTAAAGAGTAAGAAATGCAATGTGCAGCAGCCACACCACATGTAGAAAAAGATTTCCAATGCACTACATGTACAAAGATGACTATCCATTGCAGCCAGGAGATGACTAAATATGATGTGCTCCGATCATAGATATAACGAAAAATATGGTCAACTTACGCAAGATCTCCTCCAATAAGTAGCAAATCACCCCGTGGTAAGAAAACCATTGAATCATCCGTAGTGAGTCGGAGGAAAGGTTGAGCCAGTAAACGTGCAACACTATAAGATGAGTTGCCACCATCACCGGTGTCAGCCATGAAGTCAAACCAAAAGTCATCTCTTTCCCGAAAATGATCATAGAAGAGATCTTGTGCAGCTCCatctttttcacttttactCATTGATGCCTAAAAGAACAGAAAAATGGAATTCAGAAGATGGAATACTAACAGCAAAAGTCATATGAAGTATGAATCTAGAGGATTCTTGTTTATAGGTTCCATCTGAAAAATCGCCTCATCTTTGCCGTGGGAATAATTGCAATAATCATCTAAAGCACCAGCATGGTTAGATGGTGTAGCCCACTATTTTGGAACTCGTTAGGATGTGATTTGTATAACACCGACCTCAGTTTATCATGCCTCGTACTAGAATACTGGATAACTGATAATAGTTCAACCCAATCAGTCAAGCTTATCACAATAAGACTCAAACCCACCCTTCATCTCATTTAGATGGCTAAGCATAAAGTAAAAGTTCAAAGCTACCCTTTAACATATTTCTCCGACCATAGTTATCAAAGAAGTACACATACAGTATTATTCAGTCATACAAATCTATAAACTTTTTCatgaaagagaaagagagtttTGTAAGTCTGACGAGACTCACCTGCATCATGCGCATGTCGAAACGTCCTACAAAGACAGTTACTGAGACCAGAAGGTCAAAAACAGTCTTGAATAGATCAGCTGATGTTCTGCAAAGAAACATAAGGAAAATCAATGCATCATATCAATCTCTCTGACCCCTAAAAATTTCAATAGACTGGAACACCATGAGAGAAATTGGAAAAGTCATACAGACCCTGAATACCATGGGACCATGTCCAGAAAGTCAGGCTtcatttgcttcttcttcaatttctcATATTCTTCAACCGACAAAGGATGAGTAAGAGCCCACCTGTTCGTTTCAGAGGTCAATAAATAAGGACAGGAAAGATGTTGATTGGAGGAGTATATTGCATAGTAAGATTTGGTGACTTTTGCACTTAAACACACTTAAATTATCAAAAGATGTATCGAGTAAAAATTTGTATCTAATTTCTGACAGGTAATTAACAAGGAGGAAACTTGATGGTAGGTGAGGAGGCACATGGCACTTTACTGTTCCTTCAAGCAGATAGAAAGAACTCATGCAGCAACTGACTCACCCAGTTGACCTTTCCACCACGTAATTGGCAATGTAAAGGCCTATAAATGTGGCCCACAGTGAGTATATGGGAGAAATTTCATCTGACGATCCTGCACCCTGTATTAGAAGAAGAGTGAGAAAATAAGGATCAGTTAGGATCCAGTATGCACATAACTTTAAGGCCAACAGCTTGGATTTACCTCCCCATATATGACCCATTTTGACAAAAGAGGATAGTCGCTTGCAGATCCCACGGGAGCAAACCAAGAAGAGCACACCTGGTCCTTCAACTCATTCATCCGAATGAATTTGGCAAGCCATGAGTTCATTTCCTCTTTTCGCCAAAGAGAAAACCATCCCGAAGTTTTCCGTTCATATGGGCTTTGCTTCAAAATAGCACTATTGCCACAGTGGCTATAAAATACACAGCAGGCAACGCTTAGAACCTATAAATGCAACAAAATGCATCAAACCAAAGACGTAAAATTGTATAAGTTCTAAACTCAATTATAACATCGGAATTAAAACTTACAGCACAGTTTTGGAAGATAGTCCAAATCTCTGGCCTTCTTCCAGCTACTCGGGAAACAAGCCCCAGATACCAAAGGCCAAGAAATATGACATGGAATACAAGAAGGAACAGTATAGAAGAGACATAAATGGTCAGAAACAAGGACAGATTCATTCTCATATCCACTCCCATTGACTGAAAACTAGGAAGATGATACAAAGCTGCCACTAAAATCCATGCTATGTACCTTCAAGAAGCAGAATCCAAAGTTACCAACAACAATCAGTGCTTCCTCCTGCATAATTGAATATGAACGGATGACAAATTGGTTACACTACTCACCATCGGCTGAAGTTCGAATAACTTGGCTTGATGGTCTTCCCTATGAACGGAGACGAAAAGAAATAGAAGAATCCAAGCAAACACGCATACATGGACCACCATTTTATGTTGTTGTCCAGCTTCTCTATAAGGGTGTGCATATTATCGGAAGATATGAAGAACAGACAGCCAACAACTACAGCAATTATGGCATGCCGAGAGTGCTCGTGCGGGTAGGGATATCGGTGAGTTAGGATAGTCCGGACGCTCTCCATCTTGAGAGAGTCTAGAAGGCAAGCAGAATGCTTTTTAGATCCCATTGCGCAATCTTATCCTCGAATCACTCAATTCAGAAACTCGTGGACAAAAGCTGCCTCAGTTTTGGGCAGAATCATCACAAAGCCAGCGGTTGATTCCTGATTTGAACAATCATCAAATGATAAAGTCACCAAAGGGGTCTTATCTATCTACAAAGTACAAAAACCCATCAAATCACAACCCTTTTCAAAGCTGCCAAAGCTGGAAACAAGCATGTCTGGGGAAAAGTCGGAGCAGAGAATGATGTCACACAAACCGTTATTCCAGGACATAAACTGCAGTGGGCTTGGGAAAGTTAACAGGATACTCCAATGAGCAATACCCCAGTAGTAAGCAAAACAGAAAGCATCCAGAAACACCATAAtcactgagagagagagagagagagaaggaccAAAATCACTGCATTCTTACAAACAATAGCAGGTTTTTAGGGTTCTCCCGGTTTGAGGGAAACCCAAAACTTCCATCCCACACAGCTAAAGCCAAATACCCCCCTAAAAGGGTATCCGAAACAGAGCTCAACGACCCGGATGATCCGCAAACCAGCATCCATACTTACACACGCGTGCTCCAATGATTCAACAGAACGAATAAGCAAACGAATAGCAATTACAGCATAGAgcatagagagagaggggggggggatGAACCTGCGCGTGCGTGTgtgaaagagagagggaaagggaGGGAGGAAGCGTGCATGTGGTGGTGGGGAAcagaaaatggaagaaatgGAGCAGTACGGAAATATAAAGGagtggggagagagagagagagagagagagagagagagagagagagagagagtggaatttTGATTTCAACACGAGTTGGCATCTGAGAATGTCCGCAAGGAACATAGCAATGGCATATTCTCTCCCTCCCCGCCTGAAAAAAATGCTTCCTGTTCTGTTCGCAGATGGGGAGAaagaaaacagagagagagagagagattgaatGAGTTCTTTTTGGTTAACAATTGATTGATTTTGAGCTCAAattattgggaaaaaaaaaaagagcaacattaaaaaaagaggaaatttgaatcatatcatatttattattaaatcagACAGAGTGGGCCGACCGAAATCGAATGGGGAAAGAAAACGAGGGACGACAGCGATTGCACCTTCTCCGCCTCAACCTCGTCGGGGTTCTGCTCTGTCGGGTCTGACCGACTCTGCTTTATAGTACCAACAATAATTTACGCACACCATAACTCGTCTtctcggaaaaaaaaaattgtattatttttttagtagtTACGATATTCAGAATACCGCCACATATGATTTTGCGATATTATGGATGTCGAAAATGTAGACCGCGTCCAAGTTTCTTGTGGCATCACTCTAGTCCTCTAAATGCGTGATGGACTGCACCGACCAAGAGTTACGATCATTGTCACACAATCTCGTCTATGTCGTTTGAGTAAACAGTCATCACGTCGGAGGAGTTCGTTGTGCCCAAAGTCATAACTTTAATCGTGTGGAATGGAGACTACAATTTGGTCAAAATCTTCCCAATAAGTACCGTCaacattttcatttattatcaTCGATATCTTCTTATGAGTACCAAAGCATAGATATTTCTTATGGGACAAGTGGGTTGGCAAGTAAATATTTTCTTCTGAATTAAGGTTGCCCCATAAAATCTTTTAAAGAAAGGGGgggaaaattaagaaataagaATCAATGCGAGCCAAGCAGCCCGAGCCCTTTACAAAAAATTTTGTTAtccacttatatatataattaattaagaagaaAAACGAATATTCTTATCCTATAAAAATACTTTTAGCAATtaatacatataaaaatattattggaCCGACATATCTAAGAATCAATGAAAATTAATGTCCCTTTTTAAGTTTATTAGTatcaatcaataaaaaaaaaaaaagaagcattCCCACGCTATGAGATGCACTCGTACAAGAAATGACCATGATGCTTGGTTCACCCACCACACCCATCCCCGCCTCATCAGCTTCGACGAATAGCCCGGCTCGGATTTCTCTCCGCGGGTAGAAGATGATCGAGCTTCAGTCCTGCACATCGGTGGATGGGCAGAATCCTAATTGGTCTTTTGGATCGCACGGTAACTCTATAGCAATTAGCATCCAAAACCAGTAGTTGCTCATCCAGGGAGTGGAGGAAGTACATTGGTCCCTATAAGATGATCAGCCTGACTATTTGACCCATGAAACGGAACGATTTCGTTGTCTCTCTCAAGCACTTGTTCTTCTCGTCACGAGACCAGTGCTGCAGAGAGAGCGAGACATCAGAGATGATGTATTGACTCAACTAAAATAAAGTGCGATTAGTAATGTTAGAAGGCAGTCTACATAACTTACCTCCCCGAGCATGTTGAGCTTCTCCCTCACGCCTTTGAACGAACCCAGAACGTCCCCTTCCCATCGGCAGAACTCCAGTTGCCTTCCTTCCAGCATTTTCTCAGATACCTAAGTAACCGCAACAAACCACTCTgaaaaattaatcataaaCGTAAGATTTTCAAAGACTACTTGAACACATATCTCATTATCTCCAAGTGGCAGCTCGTTTTCGCTGAAATAATAGTTAGGCCTAGGACTAGAATAGTATAATACCTTACGAGATTGAAAAGTATAGCAGTGTATGCCTACGATCAATGCTTCTAAGGCAAGACTTGGGCAGTAATAAGAAAGCTTTATAAATTAAGGCGTTCATAAATTTCTTAACAAATTCAAGCTATCGCTCGCTTTGCCATACATGTATCCCCAACTTCTCCCTTCCCCAGAAGGTCCTCTTTCGTCCGGCTAAATTAATATCAGCAGACTCTCGTTTTATCCATTAAACAGACATGTTGCAGATGGGAAACGATGATTGACATGGACGACGTTCATCAACAGGTGCATATACTTTCAATTACTGTCAACTATGCCGAGCCAAAAGGAAATTACTGTCAATGTTGTTTCGATCCTGTATTTATTACGGTAAAGATCAAAACATAAGTTGATAGAGGATATTTACATTATACAGAGGATTACCTGATTTACTATCACTTGCCCGCCCGCTATATGGGAAAAGTAAATGTTATAGAAATGTGAGAGGAATAGAGGAGCACTCTTCTCTGCAAGTTCCTCGAGATACTTGGAATAAGTGACACCCGGGTTGCTAGGTTCTGGGATTGAGATATCCTGCAGGCTGAACCATTCGAGGTCCTTTGAGAGGCTTCCCGAACGTTCCAGTCCTGTCTTTCTGAAGTAAGCATCTGTAATGGTAGGATCAGCAGTGATGTATGTATAAGTCATAacgagaaaaatgaaagatttGTTAAAGCCTGAACTAACCAAGCCGAGTGTATAAATCGGAGCACGGATCTAATCCTAGAATCATGTCTAGTCACCGCCTCAATGTACGAGCAGCGATATTTCCCAGGTTTTTGGTTCAGTCAAGAGATTCGAACCGAACATCGACTTTTTAGGTTTCGGCCAAGGGTTTAGGCTACTAACTAATAACAAATCCGAAGAATTTAAACACTTCTAGGATCAGAACAGTCAAGCACATAAGCTAACCAGATCCAAAAGCGGTAATGCATCTCAAGCACGGGGCAATTCTACAGAAGATTGAATTGAAGGATAAGAAAAGGATGCTACTCACACGCGACATCACTTGACTCATCGACAATCCGCTCGATCGTGTCGAACACGAGCTTACTGTCCACCAAGTACTTGACAACTCCCTCAATGCTCGGGCTCCACGCTTCCCCGTCCTCATCCCCTCCTCCCGCCTCAGACTCTACTCCCCCACCTCCTCCATCGTCATCGGTGGCCCAATGCCCCGTCTCGCCGTCACTACCGTCGCCGCTGCCGGCACTGCTCCGGTTGAGTTTGTGACTGTACTTGCCTTTGATGTTGCGGAGCCGCATGGCGACGAACCTCATCTCCTCGGTGATGCCCTCGCTCTCCCCCGGGTACAGCTTCCTGtatctcttcctcttcttcttcaccacCAGCGGGGGGCTCGTCGAAATTGCAGGGCTCGAAATGGAGCAGCGCAAGGTCGAGAGAGTCCTGGCGAGTGGAGCTGAGCAAGCCCAGGGGAACGGACGACATTGCTGGGGGAGTGACGGTGGGGATAGAGTGCAAGGTGGGTTTCCCGCTGCTGCTGCCGCGGCTGGAGAAGATGAATATGGCGCCATTGTTgcagaaagagagaagaagagataatggtGGTTCGGCTTCATCTCTTTGTTTCTTATTGGGCTGAAATGATGAATGGGCCTCACATTTTGCAGGC
This genomic window contains:
- the LOC116208972 gene encoding uncharacterized protein LOC116208972 isoform X2; the protein is MFLADILRCQLVLKSKFHSLSLSLSLSLSLSLSPLLYISVLLHFFHFLFPTTTCTLPPSLSLSLSHTHAQEEALIVVGNFGFCFLKLEEGQRFGLSSKTVLHCGNSAILKQSPYERKTSGWFSLWRKEEMNSWLAKFIRMNELKDQVCSSWFAPVGSASDYPLLSKWVIYGEGAGSSDEISPIYSLWATFIGLYIANYVVERSTGWALTHPLSVEEYEKLKKKQMKPDFLDMVPWYSGTSADLFKTVFDLLVSVTVFVGRFDMRMMQASMSKSEKDGAAQDLFYDHFRERDDFWFDFMADTGDGGNSSYSVARLLAQPFLRLTTDDSMVFLPRGDLLLIGGDLAYPNPSAFTYERRLFCPFEYALQPPPWYKPEQIAVNKPEVPFGSSLKQYDGPQTFIIPGNHDWFDGLHTFMRYICHKSWLGGWLMPQKKSYFALQLPKGWWVFGLDLALHGDIDVYQFKFFSELANTKVGSDDTVIIMTHEPTWLLDWYWNNVSGKNVSHLIRDYLKGRCKLRIAGDLHHYMRHSYVPSDRPVYVQHLLVNGCGGAFLHPTHVFCNFKEFLGNKYENRAAYPSIDDSSRIALGNILKFRKKNWQFDFIGGIIYFVLVFSLFPQCKLDHILRDDSFSGHLRSFFATVWGSFIYILEHSYVSLLGALLLLVAAITFVPSKVSRKKRGIIGILHVSAHLSAALILMLLLELGVETCIRHKLLATSGYHTLYQWYRTVESEHFPDPTGLRARIEQWTFGLYPACIKYLMSAFDVPEVMAVTRSNICKNGMDTLSRGGAAIYYASVFLYFWVFSTPVVSLVFGSYLYICINWLHIHFDEAFSSLRIANYKSFTRFHINREGDMEVYTLAVDKVPKEWKLDPDWDGEPRQPQQMSHLREYPSKWSAATPIQDPVNTVKIVDHFVIHRTDKPNSAACNGSAAR
- the LOC116208972 gene encoding uncharacterized protein LOC116208972 isoform X3, which gives rise to MQEEALIVVGNFGFCFLKLEEGQRFGLSSKTVLHCGNSAILKQSPYERKTSGWFSLWRKEEMNSWLAKFIRMNELKDQVCSSWFAPVGSASDYPLLSKWVIYGEGAGSSDEISPIYSLWATFIGLYIANYVVERSTGWALTHPLSVEEYEKLKKKQMKPDFLDMVPWYSGTSADLFKTVFDLLVSVTVFVGRFDMRMMQASMSKSEKDGAAQDLFYDHFRERDDFWFDFMADTGDGGNSSYSVARLLAQPFLRLTTDDSMVFLPRGDLLLIGGDLAYPNPSAFTYERRLFCPFEYALQPPPWYKPEQIAVNKPEVPFGSSLKQYDGPQTFIIPGNHDWFDGLHTFMRYICHKSWLGGWLMPQKKSYFALQLPKGWWVFGLDLALHGDIDVYQFKFFSELANTKVGSDDTVIIMTHEPTWLLDWYWNNVSGKNVSHLIRDYLKGRCKLRIAGDLHHYMRHSYVPSDRPVYVQHLLVNGCGGAFLHPTHVFCNFKEFLGNKYENRAAYPSIDDSSRIALGNILKFRKKNWQFDFIGGIIYFVLVFSLFPQCKLDHILRDDSFSGHLRSFFATVWGSFIYILEHSYVSLLGALLLLVAAITFVPSKVSRKKRGIIGILHVSAHLSAALILMLLLELGVETCIRHKLLATSGYHTLYQWYRTVESEHFPDPTGLRARIEQWTFGLYPACIKYLMSAFDVPEVMAVTRSNICKNGMDTLSRGGAAIYYASVFLYFWVFSTPVVSLVFGSYLYICINWLHIHFDEAFSSLRIANYKSFTRFHINREGDMEVYTLAVDKVPKEWKLDPDWDGEPRQPQQMSHLREYPSKWSAATPIQDPVNTVKIVDHFVIHRTDKPNSAACNGSAAR
- the LOC116208972 gene encoding uncharacterized protein LOC116208972 isoform X1, producing MGSKKHSACLLDSLKMESVRTILTHRYPYPHEHSRHAIIAVVVGCLFFISSDNMHTLIEKLDNNIKWWSMYACLLGFFYFFSSPFIGKTIKPSYSNFSRWYIAWILVAALYHLPSFQSMGVDMRMNLSLFLTIYVSSILFLLVFHVIFLGLWYLGLVSRVAGRRPEIWTIFQNCAVLSVACCVFYSHCGNSAILKQSPYERKTSGWFSLWRKEEMNSWLAKFIRMNELKDQVCSSWFAPVGSASDYPLLSKWVIYGEGAGSSDEISPIYSLWATFIGLYIANYVVERSTGWALTHPLSVEEYEKLKKKQMKPDFLDMVPWYSGTSADLFKTVFDLLVSVTVFVGRFDMRMMQASMSKSEKDGAAQDLFYDHFRERDDFWFDFMADTGDGGNSSYSVARLLAQPFLRLTTDDSMVFLPRGDLLLIGGDLAYPNPSAFTYERRLFCPFEYALQPPPWYKPEQIAVNKPEVPFGSSLKQYDGPQTFIIPGNHDWFDGLHTFMRYICHKSWLGGWLMPQKKSYFALQLPKGWWVFGLDLALHGDIDVYQFKFFSELANTKVGSDDTVIIMTHEPTWLLDWYWNNVSGKNVSHLIRDYLKGRCKLRIAGDLHHYMRHSYVPSDRPVYVQHLLVNGCGGAFLHPTHVFCNFKEFLGNKYENRAAYPSIDDSSRIALGNILKFRKKNWQFDFIGGIIYFVLVFSLFPQCKLDHILRDDSFSGHLRSFFATVWGSFIYILEHSYVSLLGALLLLVAAITFVPSKVSRKKRGIIGILHVSAHLSAALILMLLLELGVETCIRHKLLATSGYHTLYQWYRTVESEHFPDPTGLRARIEQWTFGLYPACIKYLMSAFDVPEVMAVTRSNICKNGMDTLSRGGAAIYYASVFLYFWVFSTPVVSLVFGSYLYICINWLHIHFDEAFSSLRIANYKSFTRFHINREGDMEVYTLAVDKVPKEWKLDPDWDGEPRQPQQMSHLREYPSKWSAATPIQDPVNTVKIVDHFVIHRTDKPNSAACNGSAAR
- the LOC116199828 gene encoding probable inactive heme oxygenase 2, chloroplastic isoform X1; translation: MAPYSSSPAAAAAAGNPPCTLSPPSLPQQCRPFPWACSAPLARTLSTLRCSISSPAISTSPPLVVKKKRKRYRKLYPGESEGITEEMRFVAMRLRNIKGKYSHKLNRSSAGSGDGSDGETGHWATDDDGGGGGVESEAGGGDEDGEAWSPSIEGVVKYLVDSKLVFDTIERIVDESSDVAYAYFRKTGLERSGSLSKDLEWFSLQDISIPEPSNPGVTYSKYLEELAEKSAPLFLSHFYNIYFSHIAGGQVIVNQVSEKMLEGRQLEFCRWEGDVLGSFKGVREKLNMLGEHWSRDEKNKCLRETTKSFRFMGQIVRLIIL
- the LOC116199828 gene encoding probable inactive heme oxygenase 2, chloroplastic isoform X2, whose product is MAPYSSSPAAAAAAGNPPCTLSPPSLPQQCRPFPWACSAPLARTLSTLRCSISSPAISTSPPLVVKKKRKRYRKLYPGESEGITEEMRFVAMRLRNIKGKYSHKLNRSSAGSGDGSDGETGHWATDDDGGGGGVESEAGGGDEDGEAWSPSIEGVVKYLVDSKLVFDTIERIVDESSDVAYAYFRKTGLERSGSLSKDLEWFSLQDISIPEPSNPGVTYSKYLEELAEKSAPLFLSHFYNIYFSHIAGGQVIVNQSGLLRLLRYLRKCWKEGNWSSADGKGTFWVRSKA